In the Helianthus annuus cultivar XRQ/B chromosome 11, HanXRQr2.0-SUNRISE, whole genome shotgun sequence genome, one interval contains:
- the LOC110887831 gene encoding uncharacterized protein LOC110887831 has protein sequence MENNSLFKNDSDESEEITEVINFSENEKGFVSDYMINSDQLTKISKLKFKLDAKQVFNQPKTLQSLVSRAFSRKNKIFYCFNTEELSVDINNTSGEVYLPLLTKGEIAKKLLHIKPELRKSLNMVHIGAVKILLKAQFRDGINFPIKMALVDNRIINRQDALLGAIQGNLAYGKFMFTVYPKFALHRDSKDFDKTLSFIHQCERTDLMEPGNKVFTINYLVSYALTNSTHSIEYKEKESIAIEDIFSDIGIVEGSKFAEPSQLQENWAIDIARNKQVLVSKPRHSYAGSSLQIRESSNTEQLIRSLSERIDGYGRILKGVIGE, from the coding sequence ATGGAAAATAACAGTTTATTTAAAAACGATTCAGACGAATCTGAAGAAATCACCGAAGTAATAAACTTTAGTGAAAACGAAAAAGGTTTTGTATCAGATTACATGATTAATTCTGATCAATTAACAAAAATTAGCAAGCTTAAATTCAAGCTTGacgcaaaacaagtttttaatcaaccaaaaactttacaAAGTTTAGTTTCTAGAGCCTTTTctagaaaaaataaaatattttattgttttaacaCTGAAGAACTTTCAGTTGACATAAACAATACCTCGGGTGAAGTTTATTTGCCACTCTTAACAAAGGGTGAAATAGCAAAAAAGCTTTTACATATTAAACCAGAGTTGAGAAAGTCTCTCAATATGGTACATATAGGAGCGGTTAAAATCCTCCTAAAAGCACAGTTTAGAGATGGAATTAATTTTCCTATAAAAATGGCCCTTGTTGATAACAGAATTATCAATAGGCAAGACGCTCTTCTTGGAGCAATTCAAGGAAATTTAGCTTATGGTAAATTTATGTTTACTGTCTATCCTAAATTTGCTTTACATCGAGATTCAAAAGATTTCGACAAAACTTTAAGTTTTATACATCAGTGTGAAAGAACTGATCTTATGGAACCAGGTAATAAAGTATTTACGATTAATTATTTAGTCTCATATGCTTTAACAAATAGCACTCATTCAATTGAGtacaaagaaaaagaaagcaTAGCAATTGAGGATATATTCTCAGATATTGGAATTGTTGAAGGCAGTAAATTCGCTGAGCCATCACAATTACAAGAAAACTGGGCAATTGATATTGCAcgaaataaacaagttttagtaTCAAAACCTAGACACAGTTATGCTGGAAGCTCTTTACAAATAAGAGAATCAAGTAACACTGAACAATTAATACGTTCTTTGTCTGAAAGAATTGATGGGTATGGTAGAATCTTAAAAGGAGTTATTGGAGAATAA